In Archocentrus centrarchus isolate MPI-CPG fArcCen1 chromosome 16, fArcCen1, whole genome shotgun sequence, a single window of DNA contains:
- the cldn12 gene encoding claudin-12 isoform X1, with the protein MSCREIHATNAFAFIVAILSVGGIAVATLIPQWRVTRLVTFNRNAKNISVYDGLWAKCVMQDGYSGCYYYDSEWYSKLDQLDLRLLQFCLPTGLAFGSLALLLSMTGMCKTCCCSEKPDPDIKTIRCLVNSPGCHLVAGMFFFLGGAVAIAPSVWFLFRTKDMNIRYDNIFSDGFAVYVSIGCSGGLMLAAVLTFMWYCMCKKLPSPFWLPLPSMSTSMSTQPLTANAYSPSPVYGPQPFPPQTYPTVIDAQPYVPTQGYAQSIVAPAAPQVYMTQISAPDGYGSEVGGTQAYSYAPSQSYAPSQSYAPSQSYAPSQGYGSSYTGHRYSTRSRMSAIEIDIPVLTQE; encoded by the exons ATGTCGTGTCGGGAGATCCACGCCACCAACGCTTTTGCCTTCATTGTTGCCATTTTGTCCGTAGGTGGGATCGCTGTGGCAACATTAATCCCACAATGGCGTGTAACGAGACTCGTCACCTTCAATCGCAATGCCAAGAATATCAGTGTGTATGATGGGCTGTGGGCTAAATGTGTGATGCAGGATGGCTATTCAGGATGCTACTACTATGATTCAGAG TGGTATTCTAAATTGGACCAGCTGGATCTGCGGCTCTTGCAGTTCTGCCTTCCTACAGGCCTGGCATTTGGCTCTTTAGCCTTGCTGCTCTCCATGACAGGGATGTGtaaaacctgctgctgctcggAGAAGCCTGATCCAGACATTAAAACCATCCGATGCCTGGTGAACAGTCCAGGTTGCCACCTGGTGGCAGGAATGTTTTTCTTCCTGGGCGGAGCAGTCGCCATTGCACCCTCAGTGTGGTTCCTTTTCCGCACCAAGGACATGAACATCAGATATGACAACATCTTCTCTGATGGCTTTGCTGTATATGTATCTATAGGCTGCTCTGGAGGACTGATGCTAGCTGCAGTGCTGACGTTCAtgtggtactgtatgtgtaagAAGCTGCCTTCACCTTTCTGGTTGCCCCTGCCTTCCATGTCTACCTCCATGTCCACCCAGCCTCTTACTGCCAACGCATATTCTCCTTCCCCAGTTTATGGTCCGCAGCCTTTCCCACCACAGACATATCCTACAGTGATCGATGCTCAACCATATGTGCCCACGCAGGGCTATGCACAAAGCATAGTCGCACCTGCTGCACCACAAGTGTACATGACTCAGATTTCTGCTCCTGATGGCTATGGATCAGAGGTTGGAGGAACCCAAGCCTACAGCTACGCCCCCTCGCAGAGTTATGCCCCCTCGCAGAGTTATGCCCCGTCGCAGAGTTACGCCCCGTCACAAGGCTATGGATCCAGTTATACAGGCCACCGCTACTCCACCCGCTCACGGATGTCAGCCATAGAAATTGACATTCCTGTGCTGACACAAGAATAA
- the cldn12 gene encoding claudin-12 isoform X2, translating into MQDGYSGCYYYDSEWYSKLDQLDLRLLQFCLPTGLAFGSLALLLSMTGMCKTCCCSEKPDPDIKTIRCLVNSPGCHLVAGMFFFLGGAVAIAPSVWFLFRTKDMNIRYDNIFSDGFAVYVSIGCSGGLMLAAVLTFMWYCMCKKLPSPFWLPLPSMSTSMSTQPLTANAYSPSPVYGPQPFPPQTYPTVIDAQPYVPTQGYAQSIVAPAAPQVYMTQISAPDGYGSEVGGTQAYSYAPSQSYAPSQSYAPSQSYAPSQGYGSSYTGHRYSTRSRMSAIEIDIPVLTQE; encoded by the exons ATGCAGGATGGCTATTCAGGATGCTACTACTATGATTCAGAG TGGTATTCTAAATTGGACCAGCTGGATCTGCGGCTCTTGCAGTTCTGCCTTCCTACAGGCCTGGCATTTGGCTCTTTAGCCTTGCTGCTCTCCATGACAGGGATGTGtaaaacctgctgctgctcggAGAAGCCTGATCCAGACATTAAAACCATCCGATGCCTGGTGAACAGTCCAGGTTGCCACCTGGTGGCAGGAATGTTTTTCTTCCTGGGCGGAGCAGTCGCCATTGCACCCTCAGTGTGGTTCCTTTTCCGCACCAAGGACATGAACATCAGATATGACAACATCTTCTCTGATGGCTTTGCTGTATATGTATCTATAGGCTGCTCTGGAGGACTGATGCTAGCTGCAGTGCTGACGTTCAtgtggtactgtatgtgtaagAAGCTGCCTTCACCTTTCTGGTTGCCCCTGCCTTCCATGTCTACCTCCATGTCCACCCAGCCTCTTACTGCCAACGCATATTCTCCTTCCCCAGTTTATGGTCCGCAGCCTTTCCCACCACAGACATATCCTACAGTGATCGATGCTCAACCATATGTGCCCACGCAGGGCTATGCACAAAGCATAGTCGCACCTGCTGCACCACAAGTGTACATGACTCAGATTTCTGCTCCTGATGGCTATGGATCAGAGGTTGGAGGAACCCAAGCCTACAGCTACGCCCCCTCGCAGAGTTATGCCCCCTCGCAGAGTTATGCCCCGTCGCAGAGTTACGCCCCGTCACAAGGCTATGGATCCAGTTATACAGGCCACCGCTACTCCACCCGCTCACGGATGTCAGCCATAGAAATTGACATTCCTGTGCTGACACAAGAATAA